The sequence AGGTAGTACATTAAACCTGTATAAAGCATTGGTAACAATGCAGGAGCAACTTTGTCTAAAAGACCTTGGATGTTAACTGTTGATTGTTTAACACCTTCTTGGATTTCTCCAGCTGCGAATGAAATATCAACTTTCATCTTAACAAATGTAGCTGCAAGACCTGAAATAACTGTAACACCAACGATGTTTGCTGCTGTTGAGATTTGTTCCATCTTTTCACTTAATTTATCAATAATGCTTGTACCAACTTTATAACCATAAACACCCATTCCGTAACGAATACCGAATAATACAGCGTTAATAGTGATTAAGAATAGTAGTGGAGCAATTGCAACACCATCCATTGCAAGTGATGCAAAGATTGTTGAGAATAAAGGTGCAATCGCAAATTGTGATAATGAATCACCAATACCAGCAAGAGGACCCATTAAAGCCATCTTGATTGGACGAATTTCTGACTCAGGACGTCCTTCATCAGCCATTACTAAGTGTAATGATGTAATGAAAGGAAGTAATTGAGGGTTTGTGTTATAGAATTCACAGTTTGCACCAAGTGCTGCTGCGAAATCATCATCATTTGTATGTACTTTTCTTAATGCTGGGTATAGAACTAAAGCATAACCAAGACCTTGGTAGTTACTGTAGTTAAATCCGTTTTGTAAAAAGTATGAACGTGCTGTTGTTTTGAAATAATCTTTTTTCGTTAATTTATTAGATCCAGTCATCGTTACCTGCCTCCACTTCTGTTCCTGATACATTTACTGTGTTTTGTGAATCATTGTATTGTTTCACTGCAAAGATAGCACCTACTAAAGCAATACCGATTACTGGTAATTGGAAGTAAGCTGCACATACATAACCTAAGATTACGAATGGAATTAATTCTTTCTTAACCATTACAGATAAGATCATTGCGAATCCAATTGCAGGTAACATACCACCAGCAACGTTTAAGCCTTTTAATAACCATGCTGGGATTAATTCAACAAGTTGTGTTAAAAGTTCCATACTGTAAGCACCCAAGAATCCTAATAGGAAACCTACGATAGCAAATAGTAATACTGTAAAGTTTGTAGTCATACGGAATTTCTTGAAATCTTTGTTTTCTAATGCTTTTGCAGCACTCTCAGGAGCACCAGCGCGAATTGTGTAAACAAATGTTTGTAAGAATTGAATTGCAACAGCAAATGGAATTGACAATGCTAATGCACTTTCAGGTGTAATTGAAGGGTTTGTAATCGCCATCAATGTACCAATGATACCAGGACCGATTGGGTTAGGTGGAACAGTTCCTCCGGCTCCAACACCGAATCCCATAAATGCTAATTCAGAAATAGCACCTACTTGTAAAGCTGTTTGAAGTGCACCTGGGTGACTTCCGTTTAAGATTAACCCAACACCAAATGCTAAGAATAAAGCACGGTTTGAGTAGATACCCCATAACATACCTGCGTAACAGAATGCAGTCCATAGACCGATTAGTATCGCTTGAAATAATGTAATATTCATTATTAAATTCCTCTCTTTTCCTTTTAGAAATAAATAGTTATTGCCTTAATGCTTAAATATATTTACGGATGTCAACTGGTGCTGCACCGTCTCCACCATTAGGTGTTGTTTGAGTATTGAAAGTAATGTCTTTCGCTACCATTTTTCTGAGGCAGTCTTTATCCTCTTCACCTAAGAAGATTGAACGTGTGACTTTTTCTTTGCCTTCACAATTGTGAATGTTTCCAATATTGATCTCTGAAATTGGAACACCACCTTCAACTAAACGTAAAGCATCTTTTGTATCCTTAACAATCAAGAAAATTGTTTGTTGTGGTGACGCTTTATGAATAACTTCGATAACTTTGTCAACGGGGAAGAAACGCATTGCAACTGATTTTGGAATTACAGTTTTCATGAGAGTCTGAGCCATGACATCTTGTGCAGCTTCATCATTTGCCACGATAACGGTGTTAACGCCAAGTGATTTAATCCAAAGCTGACCTTGACCGTGAACGAGACGTTCATCGATACGTGTCATTACAATATTTGGAGTACTCATAATTTACCTCTTTCTTACCAATACAATTCCCAGTCTTTATAAAGACGCATCAGAGCTTCTAAATAATAGTAGTCGCCCCAGATGTTTCCTTCATCCACACCTTTTCCACTGTGCCATGAATAGACACCGTGATAAAGCACTGGATTTCCTGGTTCATGTGTTGTTTTTGTATAGTTGTCAATCAACGATCTTAAGATTGTGTGTGATGCTCCCTCATACACAGTTTTAAGTTCATCATTCTTCATATATTTGATCATTTCTAGCATACCACATACTGCAATTGCTGCAGCACTTGAATCGCGTGATTGATCATCACCATCTGTAAAGATGAGATCCCAATAACATACGAAATCTTTTGGTAAACGGTTTAAGAAATAATTTGTCATTCCTTCGTGTAGTGGGAACACTTCATCTTCATGTGTATAACGGTAGTTTAATGGAATTCCATAAACACCCCAAGCTTGGCCTCGTGCCCAGGATGACTCATCGTTATAACCTTGACGTGTAGCACCACGTACTGGACCACCTGTTTCAGGATCCATGTAGAATGTGTGGAACGCACTTGCATCATCACGAATTACGTATTGACAGCTCGTATAGAAATGACGCTCTGCGATATTCGCATATTTGTCATCACCCGTAACTTCTGTTGCCCAATATAATAATGGGATGTTCAATAAGCAATCAATAATGAAACGGTAATGCTCAGGATTGTTATACTCGCCCCAGGCTTGTATAAACTCACCTTTTTCTTGCCAACGGGTAATGAGCTTATCAGCCGCTAAAATAGCCGCTTCTTTCGCTTTTTCAGAACCTGTTAGTTTGTAACTTGCCACACATGATAATGAATATAAGAATCCAAGATCATGGTGATCAATTTCAATATCATTTACAACACGGTGGTGGAAAGAATCAACATTTTTATCTGCGAGCTCACGATACTTCTCATCACCTGTGTATTCATACGCCAACCACAATAGACCAGTCCAAAATCCGTCTGTCCATTCGATATTATCGATGATCGGATATTTCAGATCTTTTGTTGCTGACCATGGGAAGCGCTCACCAATGTGCTCCATATTGAGATCAATCTTCTTAATGGTATCTTCAATTGCTTGCTTCACTTCTTCTTTTGTAAGCAGTGTTGCATTCTTGAAAATATCAATATCGCGGATTGGCTCAATGGTCACTTGCTTAATATGCTTTTCCATGTAAGTACCTCCTTGAAAAACGTTTATAAACTGGTTTACTGGACATACGCATTATAGCCCTTGATTTTTGTCATGTCAACGGTTTTTTTTAATAAATCTAACCGCTTTCATGTGAAATTATCATTTTTTTCACAATTCAGTCCTTATATATAGGCGAAACTTTATTTTTTTAGTAAACCAGTTGACAAAACCGGTTTACTCGCCTATTATTGTCTTAGCTGGTTTGCTAGAGACCGACTGGACATTGGTCAAAATAAAAGGGAGACTACTATATGAGTGAAGTTTTAAATAGAGTTGAAAAAATCGGTATCGTTCCCGTAGTTAAAATAACTGAAATCGAAGATGCATTGCCAATGGCACAAGCACTTTATAACGGTGGCATCGATTGTATGGAAATCACATTCCGAAGTGAATTTGCGTTACCCGGAATCGAAATCATCGCTAAAGAATTACCAGATATGTTAATTGGAGCGGGTACTGTCTCATCAGTTTCCCAAGCCGAAACTGCAATCAAGGCTGGGGCACAGTTCATTGTAACACCTGGATTTAATCATGACGTTGTGAAATGGTGTGTTGAAAATGATGTTCTTGTACTACCTGGGATTTCTACAGCATCAGAACTTGAAACAGCAATCTCTTACGGATTGACAAACGTTAAGTTCTTCCCTGCAGAATCAAGTGGTGGAGCTAAGAAGATCAAAGACCTCAGTGCACCGTATGCTGACATTACATTTATGCCAACAGGCGGAATTAATGCTAAGAACATGCATGATTACTTAGCTTTACCTTGCATTAATGCTATTGGTGGTAGCTTCATGTTACCTGCTGATGCGATTGCAGCTAAAGATTGGGATACCGTTGAACGCCTTAGTCGTGAAGCAGTGGATGCATTGTTATCATATGAATTAATTCATATTGGTTTCAATAACAACACTAGTGAAGAAGCCAAAGAAAATGCTGAAGTATTATGTAATTTGTTTGGATTTAAGTATTATGGAAAACCTAAGAGTCATTTCGCAGGTCGTGGTTTTGAATTCCTAAACTCAGTTGGACGTGGTGAACACGGACACTTTGGAATTTACACCCCTTACCCAGAACGTGCTCTGTATCAATTAGAGAAAAAAGGCATCCATGTTGTAGAGGATACAATTACTCGCAACAAGAAAACAAACAAAATCAACTTTGCATACTTAGATAAAGAAATCGCAGGATTTGCCATTCATTTGATTAATCCTGACGTGAAGATGTAGAGAGGGTATTTAAATGAAAAAAGTAATTACATTTGGAGAAATTATGCTTCGTCTTGCTCCAGAAGGTTACCTCCGTTTCTCGCAAGCTGATCGATATCAAGCGACTTACGGTGGTGGCGAAGCAAACGTTGCTGTTTCACTTTCAAACTTTGGAGTGGACGCAGCATTTGTAACAAAATTACCAACCCATGCAATTGGACAAAACGCTGTTAATGATTTACGTCGTTATGGTGTCGATACAAGCAAGATCACACGTGGTGGTGATCGTGTTGGTATCTACTTCTTGGAAAAAGGTGCTTCACAACGTGCAAGTCAAGTTGTTTATGACCGTGCACATTCCGCAATCGCTGAAGCAAAACCCGAAGATTTTGATTGGGATGCAATTTTTGAAGGATACGATTGGTTCCATACAACAGGAATCACACCTGCTTTAGGTGAAAACGTAGCCGAAATTACATTACAAGCTGCAAAAGCAGCTAAAAAACACGGTTTAACTGTGAGTTGTGATCTTAACTTCCGTAAGAAGTTATGGAGTAATGAACAAGCAAATAAAACAATGGGTGAATTAATGGAGTATGTTGATGTTGTCATCGCAAACGAAGAAGATTCACACGATGTATTTGGAATTTCAGCTTCAAACACAGATATCACAACAGGTGAAATCAACCATGATGGTTATATTGATGTTGCGAAACAACTTAACGAGCGCTTTAACTTTAAAGCAGTTGCAATCACATTACGTGAAAGCATCTCTGCAAGTGATAACAATTGGTCAACAATGCTTTATACAGGCGATCAAGCATATTTCTCAAAGAAATATAACGTTCGTATTGTAGACCGCGTTGGTGGTGGCGATTCATTTGGTGCTGGATTAATTTATTCAATGCTCAATGATTATGCACCGCAAGATGCAATTGAGTTTGCTACAGCAGCAAGCTGTCTAAAACACTCTGTAGAGGGTGATTACAACCGTGTTACTGTTCAGGAAGTGGAAACACTTGCTAAAGGTGACGGTTCAGGTCGTGTACAACGATAGGAAAGGAATTAAATATGAGTAACTTTAAAATGGAAAACTTCCGTTTAGACGGAAAAATCGCTCTTGTAACAGGAGCATCATACGGAATTGGTTTTGCTTTAGCTCAAGGATATGCTGAAGCAGGCGCAACAATCGTATTTAACGATATTAATCAAGACCTTGTAAACAAAGGACTTGCAGCATACGAAGCAGAAGGCATTAAAGCTCATGGTTATGTATGTGACGTAACAAATGAAGAACAAGTATCAGCAATGATCAAACAAATTGAAACAGAAGTTGGAACAATCGATATTCTTGTAAACAATGCAGGAATCATCAAACGTGTACCAATGATCGAAATGTCAGTTGAAGATTGGCGTCAAGTTATTGACATCGACCTTAACGGACCATTCATTATGTCAAAAGCTGTACTTCCTTCAATGATCGAAAAAGGTCACGGTAAAATCATTAACATCTGTTCAATGATGAGTGAACTTGGACGTGAAACAGTAAGTGCTTATGCTGCTGCTAAAGGTGGTTTAAAAATGCTTACTAAGAATATTGCATCAGAATACGGTGAACACAATATTCAATGTAATGGAATTGGACCTGGTTATATTGAAACACCTCAAACAGCTCCATTACGCGTTGATGGACATCCATTCAACAGCTTCATTATTTCAAAAACACCAGCTGCACGTTGGGGTAAACCAGAAGATTTAATGGGACCTGCTGTATTCTTAGCTTCAGAAGCATCAGACTTCGTAAACGGACACATCCTTTACGTTGACGGTGGTATCTTAGCTTATATTGGTAAACAACCAGCATAGATTAAACATTTAAATGATGTATCGAACGCCACGTGGTGGACACACCACGTGGGTTATTAGAAAGAGGATTTAATATGAAAATCGCATTAATTAACGAAAACTCACAAGCTGCTAAAAACGGAATTATCTTAGCATCATTAACACAAGAAGCTGAAAAAGCTGGACACACAGTTGTAAACTACGGTATGTACAACGGTGAACAAGAACACCAATTAACATATGTTAAAAACGGTCTTCTTGCTTCAATCTTATTAACTACAAAAGCAGTAGACTTTGTTGTTACAGGTTGTGGAACAGGTCAAGGTGCTATGTTAGCATGTAACTCATTCCCAAATGTACTTTGCGGACACGTTACAAACCCATTAGACGCTTACCTATTCGGTCAAGTAAATGATGGTAACTGTATTGCAATGCCATTTGCACAAGGATTCGGTTGGGGTGGAGAATTAAACCTTAACTACACATTCGAAAAATTATTCTCAGAATCATTTGGTGGTGGATATCCTAAAGATCGCGTTATCCCTGAACAACGCAACAAAAAAATCTTAGATGGTGTTAAAGAAGTTACACACCAACCATTAATCAAAATTCTTAAAGAAATCGATCAAGACTTCTTAAAAGAAACAATTGACTACCCTGAATTCAAAGAATTATTCTTTGCAAGCTGTCAAGATGCAGAAATCGCTGAATACCTTACTTCAGTATTAGCTGCTTAATAAAAATAATAAATTTATACGGAGGCTCCACAAATCGTTCGTATAAACATTTCTCCAAATATTACACTGAATCTGTGTCTTACAACTTGTAATTTCTCCTTTATCACAATTCAGTGCCCTTCTACCGGCTTTCAATCGTAGAAGGTCATCTAAGCCTTAATTCTCCGATATAATTAAGGTTTAGATATGATAGCAGATAGACGTTTACGTCGCTCTTCCTTAATTACATCGCTATCAGTAAGCGCAATACTTCCTACTATATCCCGTCTTAGTAGAAAGTACACATAATATAATAAATGAAAAAGACCCTGCTTCTGATAAGCTCCCCTTAAAGTAGACACCCGAAATAAATAAAATCGGGCACTACAAAAAAGGAGGAGCTTTTTCTATGGGGAGAAAGAATAAATATCCAGCCGAAATAAAAGAACAAGCAATTAATGAATATTTGAATGGCATAAAAGGTGCACCAGAAATAGCTGAAGAATTATCTATTGATTCTAGTACATTACGTAGTTGGGTGAAAAAGTATCAAACTTATGGTATTGAAGTTTTTTCAGATAAAGATCGAAACAAAAGTTATTCGAAAGAGCTCAAGGAATCCGCAATTAGGGATTATCTTGAAGGCGCAGGTTCTCTTAAAGATATTAGTATTAAATATGGTATAAGTTCCCATGAGGTTTTGCGCGGATGGATAAAAAAGTATAATAGACTTGAAACTATAAAGGATTACGATCCTAAAGGAGAAGTCTATATGACAAAAGGTAGAAAAACAACAATTGAGGAGCGTCAGGAAATTGTCGCATATTGTATTGAACATGACTACGATTATAAGGGGACTGCTGAGCGCTATGAACTTTCTTATGCTCAGGTTTATCAGTGGGTGAAAAAGTATAACGAATTGGGAGATGATGGTCTTCTTGATAAACGTGGCAAGCGAAAACAAGAAGATCAACTTAGTAATGAAGAACGTTTAGAACGTAAAGTAAAACTACTTGAAAGACAACTCGAACTGAAAGAACGCGAGAACATTCTATTAAAAAAAGTGAAGGAAATCGAAAGGGGGCGATATTCTCCAAAGCAAAACAAGAAGTAAAGTATCTCGCAGTGCAGGAACTACATCATAAACATGGCTGGAGTATTCAGTGGATGTGTAAGGTACTTAAAATCGCAAGAAGTAGTTATTATAAATGGACGCATCGTGTTGAAACAAGCAATGAAATTGAAAATCATGAGCTTTGCAATCTCATTCTTGATTATGATGAACTATTTGGACATATCTTAGGCTATCGACGCATGACGGATTGGATCAATGAGTTGAATAGCGTTCAATATAACTCGAAGAGGATTCATAGACTCATGAAGATGCTAGGGGTGAAATCAGTGATTCGTCAAAAGTCTAAAAAATATTCACGAAGCACTCCTGAAATCACAGCTGAAAATATTTTAAATCGAAATTTCTTTGCCGCAAAACCGAATGAAAAATGGCTGACAGACGTCACAGAATTTAAGATTAAAGGTTCAAGTAAGAAACTATATCTCAGTGCGATTATTGATCTTTATGATTTAAGTGTTGTGGCGTATCAAATAAGTGATCGGAACAATAATCAACTTGTGTTTGATACTTATCATAAAGCTATCGCGAGATATCCAGAGGCAAAACCTTTATTTCACAGTGACCGCGGATTCCAATACACAAGTAGGGCATTTAGGAAACAGCTAGAAGATCAAGGAGTGATGCAAAGTATGTCTAGAGTGGGACATTGTATTGATAATGGTCCTATGGAAGGATTTTGGGGAACAATCAAATCAGAAATGTACTACCCTAATGAATTCAGTACAAGAAGCGAATTGAAGAAAGCAATTGAAGTGTATATTGATTTTTATAACAACAAGAGACTTCAGAAACGCTTCAAAAACAAAACACCAATGATGGTTCGAACTGAAGCGCTAGGAACAGAGACACCTGTAGTCTACGCGATTCCAACTAACAAGAAGATTGAAGCTTACTGGTCAAACATTAGAGAAAAACAAATGCAGTCACTTGTAGCATAAAAAAGATGATTCATCATAAAGTGATAAATCATCTTGGATATTTTATTTATTTCACCTGTCTACTTGACAGGGAGCAGTTCATTCCTGGGTCTTTTTTTTATCGTTTATGACGGAATAGGATTCCGAGAATGCAAAGTAAAGATCCGAGTAACCATGATGATTGCTCAGTCACTCCGGTTGCCGGTAGATATTTTGGCTTACTGTGAAGCGGTTTTAGATCGTCTTTTGTATTCTTTGAATATTCAGTGACCTTTTGGGCTTCATGTGAAAGAAGCGCTTGTGCTTCTAAGTCCTGATGATTTGGATCATTTAAATGTTCTACCGCCTGCTTATGCATCAAGTTCATTTGAACAGGACTTTCCACATCTTGCGGTATACTTTGTTTTAATGCCTGTGAACTACTTGTATTAACGTCCATATCTTTGTCTTCTTTAACTACATGATACATTAAGGAATCATGTGTTTTATCCGCAGGCTTAGAGTCTACGCACCTAGGACTTCGCATCAATATAGGTTCAGAATTATCCTGTTGGGTTGTTACGATTCCATCTTTATTAACTAGCGACTCAAATGGTCTAAATTTAGGCAATAGTTGTTCGAGATGTGATTGACTCTCAGGCATGACCTCCTCATTTTGAATCAACCGCTTCATTTTCATATCCATTGAAGATGATATCAATTTTATCTCTTTGTTCGGCTCTACTTGGGTAGAAACGAATGTTTTTGAAGCACTTGGTTTGGGCTCATTTGTTACGGTATTTGAAAACGAAGATTCTGTCTGCATGCCATGATTTTTCTCCATTATTTGCTCTGTGTCCTTTATCGGCCCTATTTGTATAGACTTGGACTCGCTTGGTTTTGAAGCATCTAATGTAACGTTATCTGGTAGATGTTCAGTTTGCAGGTCTTTTGTTTTTTCAGAGCTTAAGTCTGATTGCTGTTGATTATCAGACTGGATTTTCTCTACAGGAACTTTTACTTCTTTTGAACTTATCTCAGTTGATTCCTCAACATCCTTTATCACGTGCTTTGATGATTCCTGTTGCGGAAACTTATTAATCAGTTCAAAAGGGTAAATATTAAGGTCGTAATGCTCCATTAAATCCGCCAAATCTTGACTTGTTTTAACGTCATGTTTTTTGAATAAACTTTGTTTACTGCTTTCATCAAGTTGCTTGAATCGTGTCACCATCCGATTTACAATCGAATCTACATACTTATCATGTTTCTGTTTTAAATCCGTTAAACTACATCCATAGTTACGGTCATTGCTGTAAACATGGTGAACCATCGTTCCTCTTGGAGTGTTATGCTCTTCTAAAATACGAACTTCATCCAACTGAGAAAAATTGGTAGGCATACGCTTTGAATCAAACATATCAAATCGAGCTCTTAAACCCATTGGTAAATCGTTTAAAGGTTTGCTTGGGTCTTTTGTTATCGAAGCACCGCTTCCTTCCACCTCAAATTTAAGTTGACCATAGCCAAATGATCCATCATCAACCAAACGAATATGTTTCATTCCTTGTTCATGACTGACTTCAATTCGGCCTCCAACAAATGTGATTTTAGGTTTCGACTTTGTTAAGGTATACCGTTTTATCTCGGGTTCTTTGCCATCTTGAGCACGTATGACAGAAATCGTTACATCAACCAGTTCATTAAAAATTAGATTGTTGTGCTCATAATTTTCGATATGAAAAGGACTCAAATAAATATCGTAGTTAACCGTACCCTTTCCATCTTTTTGAACCCCGCGATAATCATCATTTACATCAATATACCATTGGGTCAAACCTTCATCTTTCTTAAGACTTCTAATTTTAAATGGAAGTCTTTTTGGACGAGTTACATCTAATTGAGGCATTGCAATCATCTGTTTACGCAAGATTCCTCGCATATCATATCGATTGGTACGAATTACAGGCTCTTCGCGCGCTGTATCAATAATGTAAGCGTAGTTTTGGTAATTATCAATCCCCTCATCCAAATCATCTTGTAAAAGCGTATAGTAATAGTCCAATTCAACTTTATCACAAACAAATGATTGCGATCCATCTTCAAATAGTTGAATTACCGGCCTAAAACTATCGGCTGGAATCGTGTATTTATCTCGTAAATGTTGGCGTGCAGCTTCATCCATCCCCTCATCTGCCGCGATAGGGACTACAAGTATTGCACAAAAAAACATCAATAATAGTGCTTTGATTTTCATTGTTAACTCCTTTCGACGACAAGTATAGCATCGAATTTCATTAATCAATCTTAAATCAAAACCGCTCGTGCAAAAAAAAATGCCCGAAGGCATTAAGAAGTTGGTGAACATGTAAGGTTATTATCTTGGAGTTCCAGCAATACATTTTCTAGTGACTGTTGATTTGAGACTGGTTGCATTGGCATCAACATCGACTCATCAATTCGATCACCTTCCAACATCAAATTCGTATAACCTGAAGCAATCGCAAACATTCGGTTATTGTACTCATATTGGTAAACAAACATTAGCGTTCCATTCACATACGCTTGCTGAGAATCTCGATCACGTGCATTCGCAATGTTCTTAGGGAGAATACCATAACATACATAAACCTCACCTACATCAGAATTAATAGTCTCCTCGACGCGTTTCTTAGCTTCAACACGAAGCACATCGAGATTATTAATTTGGTCAGTATTTTTAGGTACTTTAGCCAAGGTATCGACATCAAAAGCCATACTTGTTTGTGCTAGCATAATTCTATGTTCTAACATAAACGTCTTACCCGCAGTCGAAGGTTTAACTGTCACGGTTACGGAATCACCAATCGACAAATCACTGGGATTCACAATCGAGTATTCAAGCATCGAAAACAACTCCGTCATCATATCATCAGCTAAGGTAATTCCGGATGTATCCATCTCCGCAACACCTTCGCCATTGGAACCACTAAATCTCAACTTAAAACCGTCAAAAGGGTCGAAAACAACTTCATTATGAATTTCTTGGACGACAAACACTTTCTCTGTAACCGTAAATACGAGTTTATTTGAATCCATGAAACGTTGCGTAGATTCTGGTACCTTCGCCTTCAAAACAACACGATCTCCAATTTTTAAATTTTCATTTGGTTCAAGAGAATACTTAATTGCCTTATGAACACGATTCAGTTGCGGATCTGATTCAATTAACTTCTTATTGATTTCAATAAAGCCCGTCGCACCTTCACCATCACCTTGAAACCGAACATTCACATTCTCAAATGGGTCAATTTTGATGATACGGTAAACGTGATCCCAAAGAAAATAACCCCCTACTGAAATAAAACCAAGAATCAATAATACGATAATCCAACGAGTTCGATTCTTATTTGATTCATTGGGTAAAAAGGTTTGTGTCTGATCAACAGATGGTACAGG is a genomic window of Erysipelothrix amsterdamensis containing:
- a CDS encoding PTS system mannose/fructose/sorbose family transporter subunit IID yields the protein MTGSNKLTKKDYFKTTARSYFLQNGFNYSNYQGLGYALVLYPALRKVHTNDDDFAAALGANCEFYNTNPQLLPFITSLHLVMADEGRPESEIRPIKMALMGPLAGIGDSLSQFAIAPLFSTIFASLAMDGVAIAPLLFLITINAVLFGIRYGMGVYGYKVGTSIIDKLSEKMEQISTAANIVGVTVISGLAATFVKMKVDISFAAGEIQEGVKQSTVNIQGLLDKVAPALLPMLYTGLMYYLIKKKGWNTYKLVILTVVLGVALSFFGILA
- a CDS encoding IS3 family transposase; translation: MFSKAKQEVKYLAVQELHHKHGWSIQWMCKVLKIARSSYYKWTHRVETSNEIENHELCNLILDYDELFGHILGYRRMTDWINELNSVQYNSKRIHRLMKMLGVKSVIRQKSKKYSRSTPEITAENILNRNFFAAKPNEKWLTDVTEFKIKGSSKKLYLSAIIDLYDLSVVAYQISDRNNNQLVFDTYHKAIARYPEAKPLFHSDRGFQYTSRAFRKQLEDQGVMQSMSRVGHCIDNGPMEGFWGTIKSEMYYPNEFSTRSELKKAIEVYIDFYNNKRLQKRFKNKTPMMVRTEALGTETPVVYAIPTNKKIEAYWSNIREKQMQSLVA
- a CDS encoding bifunctional 4-hydroxy-2-oxoglutarate aldolase/2-dehydro-3-deoxy-phosphogluconate aldolase, which gives rise to MSEVLNRVEKIGIVPVVKITEIEDALPMAQALYNGGIDCMEITFRSEFALPGIEIIAKELPDMLIGAGTVSSVSQAETAIKAGAQFIVTPGFNHDVVKWCVENDVLVLPGISTASELETAISYGLTNVKFFPAESSGGAKKIKDLSAPYADITFMPTGGINAKNMHDYLALPCINAIGGSFMLPADAIAAKDWDTVERLSREAVDALLSYELIHIGFNNNTSEEAKENAEVLCNLFGFKYYGKPKSHFAGRGFEFLNSVGRGEHGHFGIYTPYPERALYQLEKKGIHVVEDTITRNKKTNKINFAYLDKEIAGFAIHLINPDVKM
- a CDS encoding gluconate 5-dehydrogenase; the protein is MSNFKMENFRLDGKIALVTGASYGIGFALAQGYAEAGATIVFNDINQDLVNKGLAAYEAEGIKAHGYVCDVTNEEQVSAMIKQIETEVGTIDILVNNAGIIKRVPMIEMSVEDWRQVIDIDLNGPFIMSKAVLPSMIEKGHGKIINICSMMSELGRETVSAYAAAKGGLKMLTKNIASEYGEHNIQCNGIGPGYIETPQTAPLRVDGHPFNSFIISKTPAARWGKPEDLMGPAVFLASEASDFVNGHILYVDGGILAYIGKQPA
- a CDS encoding helix-turn-helix domain-containing protein, coding for MGRKNKYPAEIKEQAINEYLNGIKGAPEIAEELSIDSSTLRSWVKKYQTYGIEVFSDKDRNKSYSKELKESAIRDYLEGAGSLKDISIKYGISSHEVLRGWIKKYNRLETIKDYDPKGEVYMTKGRKTTIEERQEIVAYCIEHDYDYKGTAERYELSYAQVYQWVKKYNELGDDGLLDKRGKRKQEDQLSNEERLERKVKLLERQLELKERENILLKKVKEIERGRYSPKQNKK
- a CDS encoding sugar kinase gives rise to the protein MKKVITFGEIMLRLAPEGYLRFSQADRYQATYGGGEANVAVSLSNFGVDAAFVTKLPTHAIGQNAVNDLRRYGVDTSKITRGGDRVGIYFLEKGASQRASQVVYDRAHSAIAEAKPEDFDWDAIFEGYDWFHTTGITPALGENVAEITLQAAKAAKKHGLTVSCDLNFRKKLWSNEQANKTMGELMEYVDVVIANEEDSHDVFGISASNTDITTGEINHDGYIDVAKQLNERFNFKAVAITLRESISASDNNWSTMLYTGDQAYFSKKYNVRIVDRVGGGDSFGAGLIYSMLNDYAPQDAIEFATAASCLKHSVEGDYNRVTVQEVETLAKGDGSGRVQR
- a CDS encoding glycoside hydrolase family 88 protein, with the translated sequence MEKHIKQVTIEPIRDIDIFKNATLLTKEEVKQAIEDTIKKIDLNMEHIGERFPWSATKDLKYPIIDNIEWTDGFWTGLLWLAYEYTGDEKYRELADKNVDSFHHRVVNDIEIDHHDLGFLYSLSCVASYKLTGSEKAKEAAILAADKLITRWQEKGEFIQAWGEYNNPEHYRFIIDCLLNIPLLYWATEVTGDDKYANIAERHFYTSCQYVIRDDASAFHTFYMDPETGGPVRGATRQGYNDESSWARGQAWGVYGIPLNYRYTHEDEVFPLHEGMTNYFLNRLPKDFVCYWDLIFTDGDDQSRDSSAAAIAVCGMLEMIKYMKNDELKTVYEGASHTILRSLIDNYTKTTHEPGNPVLYHGVYSWHSGKGVDEGNIWGDYYYLEALMRLYKDWELYW
- a CDS encoding PTS sugar transporter subunit IIB, which codes for MSTPNIVMTRIDERLVHGQGQLWIKSLGVNTVIVANDEAAQDVMAQTLMKTVIPKSVAMRFFPVDKVIEVIHKASPQQTIFLIVKDTKDALRLVEGGVPISEINIGNIHNCEGKEKVTRSIFLGEEDKDCLRKMVAKDITFNTQTTPNGGDGAAPVDIRKYI
- a CDS encoding PTS mannose/fructose/sorbose/N-acetylgalactosamine transporter subunit IIC produces the protein MNITLFQAILIGLWTAFCYAGMLWGIYSNRALFLAFGVGLILNGSHPGALQTALQVGAISELAFMGFGVGAGGTVPPNPIGPGIIGTLMAITNPSITPESALALSIPFAVAIQFLQTFVYTIRAGAPESAAKALENKDFKKFRMTTNFTVLLFAIVGFLLGFLGAYSMELLTQLVELIPAWLLKGLNVAGGMLPAIGFAMILSVMVKKELIPFVILGYVCAAYFQLPVIGIALVGAIFAVKQYNDSQNTVNVSGTEVEAGNDDWI
- a CDS encoding RpiB/LacA/LacB family sugar-phosphate isomerase, giving the protein MKIALINENSQAAKNGIILASLTQEAEKAGHTVVNYGMYNGEQEHQLTYVKNGLLASILLTTKAVDFVVTGCGTGQGAMLACNSFPNVLCGHVTNPLDAYLFGQVNDGNCIAMPFAQGFGWGGELNLNYTFEKLFSESFGGGYPKDRVIPEQRNKKILDGVKEVTHQPLIKILKEIDQDFLKETIDYPEFKELFFASCQDAEIAEYLTSVLAA